Proteins from one Nitrososphaerales archaeon genomic window:
- a CDS encoding tyrosine--tRNA ligase has translation MDTETRLECVRRVGEEIITEKELRELFETNNHPSAYDGFEPSGLAHIAFGVLRAINIADLQKAGVHVKLWIADWFAWLNNKMGGDLEKIQDVGRYFIEVWKAAGVDMTDVEILWTSDAVKGDDYWKKVIRVAQNVTLARSSRAITIAGRTSKDLIQTSTVMYPIMQVADIFWLDVDICQLGVDQRRANILAREVAEKLRWKKPVAVHHHMLMGLQGVKEPEGFDENTAIDREIASKMSKSKPETSISVHDTTEEISKKLGLAYCPAKVIQGNPVLEYSKYIVFRKATSLKVERTQKYGGNVEFGSYEELETAYRSGSLHPADLKRSVAAALDTCVSPIRSHFEKDPSAKRLYAAVRSAEVTR, from the coding sequence TTGGACACTGAGACGAGGCTCGAGTGCGTAAGGCGGGTTGGCGAAGAGATCATCACGGAGAAAGAACTCCGAGAGCTGTTCGAGACGAACAACCATCCCTCAGCCTACGACGGCTTTGAGCCGAGCGGCCTCGCCCACATTGCCTTCGGCGTCCTGCGAGCGATTAACATAGCCGACCTCCAAAAGGCCGGAGTCCACGTAAAGCTCTGGATCGCTGACTGGTTCGCCTGGCTGAACAACAAGATGGGAGGCGACCTTGAAAAGATACAGGATGTCGGCCGCTACTTCATCGAGGTCTGGAAGGCTGCAGGGGTAGATATGACGGACGTCGAGATTCTTTGGACGAGCGACGCGGTGAAGGGAGACGACTACTGGAAGAAGGTAATCAGGGTGGCGCAGAACGTGACTCTTGCGAGGAGCAGCAGGGCGATTACCATAGCGGGAAGGACGTCAAAGGACCTCATTCAGACATCCACTGTGATGTACCCGATCATGCAGGTGGCTGACATCTTCTGGCTGGACGTAGACATCTGCCAGCTCGGGGTGGACCAACGCAGGGCCAACATCCTGGCGAGGGAGGTGGCTGAGAAGCTCCGATGGAAGAAGCCCGTCGCCGTGCACCACCACATGCTGATGGGCCTGCAGGGTGTGAAGGAACCCGAGGGTTTCGACGAGAACACAGCGATAGACAGGGAGATAGCGAGCAAGATGAGCAAGAGCAAACCGGAGACCTCGATTTCTGTGCACGACACGACCGAGGAGATATCCAAGAAGCTTGGACTCGCATACTGCCCTGCCAAGGTCATTCAAGGAAACCCGGTACTAGAGTACTCGAAGTACATCGTATTCAGGAAGGCCACCTCGCTGAAGGTCGAGCGGACTCAGAAGTACGGCGGGAACGTCGAGTTCGGGTCCTACGAAGAACTGGAGACGGCATACAGGAGTGGGTCGCTCCATCCGGCAGACCTCAAGAGGAGCGTGGCCGCCGCGTTAGATACTTGTGTCTCCCCCATAAGGAGCCACTTCGAGAAAGACCCTTCAGCGAAGAGGCTCTACGCGGCGGTCCGTTCAGCAGAGGTCACACGATAG
- a CDS encoding Mut7-C RNAse domain-containing protein: MPPTRLVADAMLGSLARKLRAFGFDTVYYKGGDDAGLLRTAKSQRRFIVTADRGLASVAERSGLGVLLVVGSTDGRRISSMLAGTRKKGLRLSPGDPLCSLCNGSLVQVSRADVLTGLPKSVAERHRSFHECTNCGKLYWKGSHWKKLRRLERLFAASRPH; the protein is encoded by the coding sequence ATGCCGCCGACGAGGCTTGTCGCCGACGCGATGCTCGGTTCGCTAGCCAGGAAGCTCAGGGCTTTCGGCTTCGACACGGTCTATTACAAAGGAGGGGACGACGCTGGGCTGCTGCGGACCGCAAAGTCTCAGCGTAGGTTTATCGTCACAGCCGACCGGGGGCTCGCCTCGGTTGCTGAGAGAAGCGGTTTGGGCGTCCTGTTAGTCGTCGGCAGTACGGACGGAAGAAGGATATCATCCATGCTCGCGGGGACGAGGAAGAAGGGGCTGAGACTCAGCCCAGGGGACCCGCTCTGCTCTCTCTGCAACGGCAGCTTGGTCCAGGTGAGCAGAGCCGACGTTCTCACTGGGCTCCCAAAGTCGGTTGCAGAGAGGCACCGCTCCTTCCATGAATGCACCAACTGTGGCAAGTTGTACTGGAAGGGAAGCCACTGGAAAAAGTTAAGGAGGCTCGAGCGGCTCTTCGCAGCCAGCCGTCCGCACTGA
- a CDS encoding TIGR00296 family protein, which translates to MTTEEGKTVVGVARASIEEFVRTGKTKRTAWRTGTLSEKRGVFVTLNLAAQLGETLRGCIGYPLPVKPLGEAVEEVAVLAASQDPRFPPVRKEELDGIIVEVSVLTQPETLKVRKRTDLPSRVRVGTDGLIVSKAYTSGLLLPQVPVEYSWGPEEFLSQTCMKAGLTPDAWLDEDTEVQRFQAEIFAEESPGGRVVRRPL; encoded by the coding sequence TTGACAACAGAAGAAGGAAAGACAGTCGTCGGGGTCGCGCGAGCCTCTATCGAGGAGTTCGTCCGCACGGGGAAGACGAAGCGGACCGCTTGGAGAACTGGCACGCTCTCCGAGAAACGCGGGGTCTTCGTCACCCTGAACCTTGCTGCCCAGCTGGGGGAGACGCTCAGGGGTTGCATAGGCTACCCGCTCCCAGTCAAGCCCCTCGGGGAGGCAGTGGAGGAGGTGGCTGTCCTGGCCGCCTCGCAGGACCCGAGGTTCCCACCAGTCCGTAAGGAGGAGCTGGACGGCATCATCGTCGAAGTCAGCGTCCTAACGCAACCTGAGACTTTGAAGGTGAGGAAGAGGACGGATCTGCCCTCCAGGGTCAGGGTGGGAACGGACGGCCTGATAGTCTCGAAGGCCTACACCAGCGGCCTTCTCCTCCCCCAAGTCCCTGTCGAGTACTCTTGGGGGCCGGAAGAGTTCCTGTCCCAAACCTGCATGAAGGCGGGACTCACCCCTGACGCCTGGCTAGACGAAGACACAGAGGTGCAGCGATTCCAGGCAGAGATCTTCGCCGAGGAGTCTCCCGGAGGAAGGGTCGTCAGGCGCCCCCTGTGA
- the aspS gene encoding aspartate--tRNA(Asn) ligase has product MSGEGFAPVTASQLIRGSGGRVELKGWVARKHTLGGLVFVLLRDGTGYVQVSARKGASRAYDAARAATKESAVVVRGSVKEDARAPGGKEVAAEQFEVVSLAESWPITRTAVRSASFLFDKRHLSIRGPKAIATMRIRTEVIGAAFDYFRENGFFLISAPTFVQAAVEGGSTLFEVNYFGKKVYMSQSAQFYEEASLAALQKVWIFQPAFRAEKSKTAKHLTEFWMIEAEQAFADQEANMKLQEGLLAAMVRRVLERGQDDLKTLSRKIREPVLPLPRITYDEAREIAARKGFPFEWGEDIATEAERAVSMSQESPFFITDYPLSARAFYHMTYPDRPKVTKSADLIAPEGIGELATGGQRIHDYKELMQRIASQDMPTESFSWYLELRKFGMPPHSGFGIGVERCTRWIAGLKHIRSASLFPRTVSRISP; this is encoded by the coding sequence GTGAGTGGCGAAGGGTTCGCTCCTGTCACTGCCTCCCAGTTAATCCGGGGAAGCGGCGGCCGAGTCGAGCTGAAGGGTTGGGTCGCACGGAAGCACACATTGGGAGGTCTAGTCTTCGTCCTCCTCAGGGACGGAACTGGTTACGTCCAGGTCTCAGCCAGGAAGGGGGCCTCGCGGGCATACGACGCGGCGAGGGCAGCGACAAAGGAATCGGCAGTGGTCGTGAGGGGCAGCGTGAAGGAAGACGCGCGTGCGCCGGGCGGAAAGGAGGTGGCTGCAGAGCAGTTCGAGGTTGTCTCCCTTGCAGAAAGCTGGCCGATAACTAGGACCGCAGTCAGGTCTGCGTCCTTCCTCTTCGACAAGAGGCACCTCAGCATCAGGGGGCCGAAGGCAATCGCGACCATGAGGATCAGAACGGAGGTCATAGGCGCGGCCTTCGACTACTTCAGGGAGAACGGCTTCTTCCTGATCAGCGCACCCACGTTCGTCCAGGCCGCAGTCGAGGGGGGTTCGACCTTATTCGAGGTGAACTACTTCGGCAAGAAGGTGTACATGAGTCAGAGTGCCCAGTTCTACGAGGAAGCGTCGCTCGCTGCCCTTCAGAAGGTCTGGATCTTCCAGCCTGCATTCAGGGCGGAGAAGTCGAAGACGGCCAAGCACCTGACCGAGTTCTGGATGATTGAGGCGGAGCAGGCCTTCGCCGACCAGGAGGCCAACATGAAGCTGCAGGAAGGGCTGCTCGCAGCCATGGTCCGGCGGGTTCTGGAGAGGGGGCAAGATGACCTCAAGACGCTTAGCAGAAAGATCAGGGAGCCAGTCCTCCCGTTGCCCCGAATCACCTACGACGAGGCGAGGGAGATAGCGGCGCGGAAAGGATTCCCCTTCGAATGGGGCGAGGACATCGCAACCGAGGCCGAGAGGGCGGTCAGCATGAGCCAGGAGTCGCCTTTCTTCATCACTGACTATCCGCTCTCCGCGAGGGCCTTCTACCACATGACCTATCCGGACAGGCCGAAGGTGACGAAGTCTGCGGATCTGATTGCGCCCGAAGGCATCGGCGAGCTTGCCACAGGCGGGCAGAGGATCCACGACTACAAAGAACTGATGCAGCGAATCGCCAGCCAGGACATGCCTACCGAGTCCTTCTCTTGGTACCTCGAACTCAGGAAGTTCGGAATGCCGCCCCACTCGGGGTTCGGGATCGGGGTGGAGAGGTGTACGCGGTGGATTGCCGGGCTGAAGCACATCCGGTCTGCAAGCCTCTTCCCGAGAACAGTTTCACGAATCTCTCCCTAG
- the radA gene encoding DNA repair and recombination protein RadA — protein sequence MTETKEEEELELTSLPGVGPATKQKLNDAGITSVLDLATAGPMDIADAVDIDLTKAVELNTKARKKLVELGRLEPDFVNAADLLKKRLAIDRISTGSKNLDDLLGGGVESWAMTEFFGEFGSGKSQICHTLCVMAQLPKEKGGVDGASVYVDTEGTFRPERIQEIAESRGLKADEVLARITVARAYNSAHQELIVKEMGKVIEANKVKLVILDSAVAHYRAEFVGRATLAERQQRLNRFMHQLLRTAEVYNVAVVVTNQVQAAPDSFFGDPTRPTGGHVVAHTSTYRIYLRKAAKNRIARMVDSPYHPERDAVFMLDEKGVDDPPEESVRKR from the coding sequence TTGACCGAAACTAAAGAGGAAGAGGAACTGGAGCTAACATCCCTGCCTGGCGTCGGTCCGGCGACCAAGCAGAAGCTGAACGACGCGGGTATCACGAGCGTGCTCGACTTGGCCACCGCGGGCCCGATGGACATCGCGGACGCGGTCGACATAGACCTCACGAAGGCGGTCGAGCTGAACACCAAGGCGAGGAAGAAGCTGGTGGAGCTCGGCAGGTTGGAGCCCGACTTCGTCAACGCTGCAGATCTGCTAAAGAAGAGGCTGGCGATAGACAGGATCAGCACAGGCTCGAAGAACCTCGACGACCTGCTGGGAGGTGGCGTCGAGTCCTGGGCGATGACAGAGTTCTTCGGGGAATTCGGATCCGGCAAATCACAAATCTGCCACACGCTCTGCGTGATGGCCCAGCTGCCCAAGGAGAAGGGGGGCGTGGATGGCGCTTCGGTCTACGTGGACACGGAGGGTACCTTCAGGCCAGAGAGGATACAGGAGATAGCTGAGTCGAGGGGGCTCAAAGCAGACGAGGTCCTAGCTAGGATCACTGTCGCGCGCGCCTACAATAGTGCTCACCAGGAATTGATAGTGAAGGAGATGGGGAAGGTGATTGAGGCTAACAAGGTGAAGCTGGTCATCCTAGACAGCGCAGTGGCGCACTACAGGGCCGAGTTCGTCGGTAGGGCGACGCTCGCCGAGAGGCAGCAACGCCTGAACAGGTTCATGCACCAGCTGCTAAGGACGGCGGAGGTTTACAACGTCGCCGTGGTCGTGACCAACCAGGTCCAGGCCGCCCCGGACTCTTTCTTCGGCGACCCAACACGGCCGACTGGTGGCCACGTCGTCGCGCACACGAGCACCTACAGGATCTACCTCAGGAAGGCTGCAAAGAACAGGATCGCGAGGATGGTCGACAGCCCCTACCACCCGGAGAGGGACGCCGTCTTCATGCTGGACGAGAAGGGAGTCGACGACCCGCCAGAAGAGTCGGTCAGAAAGCGATAG